The Thermoplasmata archaeon genome window below encodes:
- a CDS encoding 4Fe-4S binding protein: MTQKPVVDEPTCIACGICASVCPANPIVFEIQNVSKVIHPEACIDGCTECLDNCPTGSITIQK, encoded by the coding sequence ATGACACAGAAACCAGTAGTCGATGAACCAACATGCATTGCTTGTGGAATATGCGCATCAGTATGTCCTGCGAATCCAATAGTTTTTGAAATACAAAATGTAAGTAAAGTAATACATCCAGAAGCTTGCATTGATGGATGCACTGAATGTTTAGATAACTGCCCAACTGGCTCTATAACAATTCAAAAATAA
- a CDS encoding class I SAM-dependent methyltransferase family protein gives MYAVKVEKKNGERIRKKLEIAKKLDHTRKIELVNNNLILPITEYIKNTDLQVIEYNGTERSGTLSPFEKIKAKLDISESLKEHLPNRWEKYGSVLILKYPPILEPFKNQILPVYAKELNVKTILNEKGKIHDIIRVPDMDIIYGNESETIHIENSIKYKFDAIKIMFSSGNVNERIRMSKINVDSETIIDMFAGIGYFALPLAKYQKPIKIYACELNPVAFKYLKENIKLNNIDNIEPYLGDNRNFDKAKANRILMGYINTEKFIPKALSLLADGKGTIHFHNTWTTEELKNKSLVLDNYSKRYGFEYKLLYFSVVKSYAPHIWHIVADLKIL, from the coding sequence ATGTATGCAGTTAAAGTAGAAAAAAAGAATGGAGAGAGAATCCGGAAAAAGTTAGAAATAGCTAAAAAGTTAGATCATACTAGGAAAATAGAACTTGTTAACAACAACCTGATACTTCCTATAACTGAGTATATTAAAAATACTGATCTTCAGGTAATAGAATATAACGGTACTGAGAGATCAGGGACTCTTTCTCCTTTTGAAAAAATAAAGGCAAAGTTAGATATTTCTGAAAGTTTAAAGGAGCATCTTCCCAATAGATGGGAAAAATATGGATCTGTGCTAATATTGAAATATCCACCCATACTAGAACCTTTTAAAAATCAGATTTTACCTGTTTACGCTAAAGAGTTAAACGTCAAAACCATACTTAATGAGAAAGGTAAGATTCATGACATAATCAGAGTTCCGGATATGGATATAATTTATGGGAATGAATCTGAAACAATACATATAGAGAATAGTATAAAATATAAATTTGACGCAATTAAAATTATGTTTTCTTCTGGAAACGTGAATGAAAGAATAAGGATGAGCAAGATCAATGTTGATTCTGAAACAATTATAGACATGTTTGCCGGGATCGGTTATTTTGCATTACCTCTAGCAAAATATCAAAAGCCAATAAAGATTTATGCATGTGAATTAAATCCTGTTGCCTTTAAATATCTTAAAGAGAATATTAAGTTGAATAATATTGATAATATTGAGCCATATTTAGGAGATAATAGAAACTTTGATAAAGCAAAAGCAAACCGTATTTTGATGGGATATATAAATACTGAAAAATTTATACCTAAGGCACTTTCATTGTTGGCAGATGGAAAAGGAACAATCCATTTTCACAATACATGGACTACTGAAGAATTGAAAAATAAGAGTTTAGTTTTAGACAATTATTCTAAAAGATATGGATTTGAGTATAAACTTCTATATTTTTCCGTAGTAAAATCATATGCTCCACATATATGGCATATTGTAGCAGACCTCAAGATATTATAG
- a CDS encoding DUF126 domain-containing protein, whose translation MIIEGRTIYKGKAEGSVIKCDESVSFLGGVDSITSKINSGLCKDREIKDSIFVFDRGKGSTVGSYVIYSLKYYNVAPRAMICRKIDEIVATGAVMSNIPTIDMIDIDIFADNDYVKINDNKIEINIEPVEVVTGILKYKDKILILKRSDKVKTNKNKWAGVSGYIEPKDEPLSRSMIEIEEETGLKKEHLKLLKQGNFIYTRDHETLWKIYTFLWEIDIDTIKIDWEHTEYKWISVSELELFDTVPKLKNVILSLLK comes from the coding sequence ATGATAATTGAAGGCAGAACTATATACAAAGGAAAGGCAGAAGGGTCTGTTATAAAATGTGATGAATCTGTTTCATTTTTGGGCGGTGTTGATTCAATAACATCTAAAATAAATAGTGGATTATGCAAAGATAGAGAGATTAAAGATTCTATTTTTGTATTTGATCGAGGAAAAGGAAGTACTGTAGGATCTTATGTTATTTACTCTCTAAAATATTATAATGTTGCTCCAAGGGCGATGATTTGCAGAAAAATTGATGAGATTGTAGCTACTGGTGCAGTAATGAGCAATATTCCTACAATAGATATGATCGATATAGATATATTCGCAGATAATGATTATGTAAAGATTAACGACAATAAAATAGAGATAAACATTGAACCTGTAGAAGTAGTTACTGGGATATTAAAATACAAAGACAAGATTTTGATACTTAAAAGAAGCGATAAAGTTAAGACAAACAAAAATAAATGGGCTGGAGTATCGGGTTATATAGAGCCTAAGGATGAACCATTATCCAGATCCATGATAGAAATAGAAGAAGAAACAGGCCTGAAAAAAGAGCATTTAAAACTTCTAAAACAAGGAAATTTTATTTATACGAGAGATCATGAAACATTGTGGAAAATTTACACCTTTCTCTGGGAAATAGACATAGATACTATTAAGATAGATTGGGAGCATACTGAATATAAATGGATCTCAGTATCTGAGTTAGAGTTATTCGATACTGTGCCAAAATTGAAAAATGTTATACTATCTCTTCTCAAATAA